One part of the Sphingopyxis sp. PAMC25046 genome encodes these proteins:
- the infA gene encoding translation initiation factor IF-1: MAKEELLEMRGQVVELLPNAMFRVKLENDHEILGHTAGKMRKNRIRVLVGDEVLVELTPYDLTKGRITYRFK, encoded by the coding sequence ATGGCGAAAGAAGAACTTCTGGAAATGCGCGGCCAAGTGGTCGAACTGCTGCCCAACGCGATGTTTCGCGTCAAACTGGAAAATGATCACGAGATTCTGGGCCACACGGCCGGCAAGATGCGCAAGAACCGCATCCGCGTTCTCGTGGGCGACGAAGTGCTCGTCGAACTCACCCCCTATGACCTGACCAAGGGTCGGATCACCTATCGCTTCAAGTGA
- a CDS encoding TonB-dependent receptor, translating to MILRNILLGGTMLCAATTPAYAFVQDAAPAEDAAPDTTDYGNEIIVTATKRSQTLQDTPVAVSVTSGADLENAQIRDLIDLQSAVPSLRVSQLQSSANTNFIIRGFGNGANNAGIEPSVGVFIDGVYRSRSAAQIGDLPNVERVEVLRGPQSTLFGKNASAGVISIVTRKPQYEFGGSIEATYGNYDAITVKGDITGPISETVAFSIGGNYNRRDGYAQDLALDTDVNDRNRWGVRGQLLFEPTDALSIRLIGDYDKIDENCCIAGNVIAGPTVAITDALAGGTSVDRENPFSYDVYNNFLSSNEIENYGGSAQIDYDLGTMALTSITAYRQVRALTNQDSDFTAADLIGENSQDLGIDTFTQEVRLTSDFDGPVNFLLGGYYFNEKIDQKNGLLFGDDFRPYGNALIQAASGGALNVGTLEGTLGTLEGDPTKYLGTFFRAGDGFDEAYRMKNEAFSIFGTVDFDVTDRLTLTAGANYTKDKKRFSTDVVSTDTFSAIDLDAAGFAPFRNQLLLGGALQQAGVNPNDPAAVAAFATNPATAPIFQQFVAFADANDNNPAANPLNGLKAFQFLPPFLNVPNAVESGKTNDSDLAWSVRAAYELTDTVNVYATYATGFKASSVNLSRDSRPLASDLAAIAAAGLTTPNLAAGSRFAAPEESEVYEFGLKANWSVAAMNLAVFKQSIKGFQSNVFTGTGFALANAGKQSTFGVEFDGSVRPVDGLNLNLAVTYLDAKYDSFVGSAFGDLSGRKPAGIPDLAVSMGATYTHEFAGGTRAIAHVDYQYESPTQIVDGLNGFPESVAQNLKREVNQLNASFTLALTNGLEVGVWGRNLTNAQYLTTIFNAVAQAGSVSGYPSQPRTYGGTVRFKF from the coding sequence ATGATTTTGCGCAACATTTTGTTGGGCGGCACGATGCTGTGCGCTGCCACGACCCCGGCCTATGCCTTTGTCCAGGATGCCGCGCCGGCCGAGGATGCGGCCCCCGACACCACCGACTATGGCAACGAGATCATCGTCACCGCGACGAAGCGGTCGCAGACGTTGCAGGACACGCCGGTCGCCGTTTCGGTCACCTCGGGCGCCGACCTGGAAAATGCGCAGATCCGCGATCTGATCGACCTGCAGTCGGCGGTTCCCAGCCTTCGCGTGTCGCAGCTTCAGTCGAGCGCGAACACCAACTTCATCATTCGCGGCTTCGGCAACGGCGCGAACAACGCTGGCATCGAACCGTCGGTCGGCGTCTTCATCGACGGCGTCTATCGCTCGCGTTCCGCCGCGCAGATCGGCGACCTTCCCAATGTCGAGCGCGTCGAGGTGCTCCGCGGCCCGCAATCGACGCTGTTCGGCAAGAATGCGTCGGCGGGCGTCATCAGCATCGTCACGCGCAAGCCGCAATATGAATTCGGCGGCTCGATCGAGGCGACCTATGGCAATTACGACGCGATCACCGTCAAGGGCGATATTACCGGCCCGATCAGCGAAACGGTCGCCTTCTCGATCGGCGGCAATTACAATCGTCGCGACGGCTATGCGCAGGACCTCGCGCTCGATACCGACGTCAACGACCGCAACCGCTGGGGCGTGCGCGGCCAGCTTTTGTTCGAACCGACCGACGCACTCAGCATCCGCCTGATCGGCGATTACGACAAGATCGACGAAAATTGCTGCATCGCGGGCAATGTTATCGCCGGGCCGACGGTTGCGATCACCGACGCGCTCGCGGGCGGCACGAGCGTCGATCGCGAAAATCCCTTCTCCTACGACGTCTACAACAATTTCCTGTCGTCGAACGAGATCGAGAATTACGGCGGTTCGGCGCAGATCGACTATGACCTCGGCACGATGGCGCTGACCTCGATCACCGCCTATCGCCAGGTGCGTGCGCTGACCAATCAGGATTCGGACTTCACCGCCGCCGACCTGATCGGCGAGAACAGCCAGGATCTGGGCATCGACACCTTTACCCAGGAAGTCCGCCTGACCTCCGACTTCGACGGGCCGGTCAACTTCCTGCTCGGCGGCTATTATTTCAACGAAAAGATCGACCAGAAGAACGGCCTGCTGTTCGGCGACGACTTCCGTCCCTATGGCAACGCGCTGATCCAGGCCGCCAGCGGCGGTGCGCTGAACGTCGGTACGCTCGAAGGAACGCTGGGCACGCTCGAAGGCGACCCGACGAAATATCTCGGCACCTTCTTCCGCGCGGGCGACGGCTTCGATGAAGCCTATCGCATGAAGAACGAGGCCTTCTCGATCTTTGGCACGGTCGATTTCGACGTCACCGACCGGCTGACGCTGACTGCCGGCGCCAACTATACGAAGGACAAGAAGCGTTTTTCGACCGACGTGGTCAGCACCGACACCTTCTCGGCGATCGACCTCGACGCCGCGGGTTTTGCGCCGTTCCGCAACCAGCTGCTGCTCGGCGGCGCGCTGCAACAGGCCGGGGTCAATCCCAACGACCCCGCCGCGGTCGCGGCCTTTGCGACGAACCCCGCGACGGCGCCGATCTTCCAGCAGTTTGTCGCGTTTGCCGATGCCAACGACAACAATCCGGCGGCGAACCCGCTCAACGGGCTGAAGGCGTTCCAGTTCCTGCCGCCGTTCCTGAACGTGCCGAACGCGGTCGAATCGGGCAAGACCAACGACAGCGATCTCGCGTGGAGCGTCCGCGCCGCCTATGAGCTCACCGACACGGTCAATGTCTATGCGACCTATGCGACGGGCTTCAAGGCGAGCTCGGTCAACCTGTCGCGCGACAGCCGTCCGCTCGCCAGCGACCTTGCGGCGATCGCCGCGGCGGGGCTGACGACGCCGAACCTCGCCGCGGGCTCGCGCTTTGCCGCGCCCGAGGAATCCGAAGTCTATGAATTCGGTCTCAAGGCGAACTGGTCGGTCGCGGCCATGAACCTCGCGGTGTTCAAGCAGTCGATCAAGGGCTTCCAGTCGAACGTCTTCACCGGCACCGGCTTTGCGCTGGCCAACGCCGGCAAGCAGTCGACCTTCGGCGTCGAATTCGACGGGTCGGTGCGTCCGGTCGACGGGCTCAACCTGAACCTTGCGGTCACCTATCTCGATGCCAAATACGACAGCTTCGTCGGTTCGGCGTTCGGCGATCTTTCGGGGCGCAAGCCCGCGGGCATCCCCGATCTGGCGGTGTCGATGGGCGCTACCTATACCCACGAGTTCGCCGGCGGCACGCGCGCGATCGCGCATGTCGACTATCAGTATGAAAGCCCGACCCAGATCGTCGACGGTCTGAACGGCTTCCCCGAAAGCGTCGCGCAGAATCTGAAGCGCGAGGTGAACCAGCTCAACGCATCGTTCACGCTGGCGCTGACCAACGGGCTGGAGGTCGGCGTGTGGGGCCGCAACCTCACCAATGCGCAATATCTGACGACCATCTTCAACGCCGTCGCGCAGGCAGGCAGCGTCTCGGGCTACCCGAGCCAGCCGCGCACCTATGGCGGCACGGTCCGCTTCAAATTCTGA
- a CDS encoding GNAT family N-acetyltransferase, producing MTVHPAFSTRVGEAAPLTVRVVDPLSLSSELAAAWDRLAGEASEPNPFAERWCLQSALHLLDPERQARLVLVRDGSDGPVIGVMPVASALHYGRLPLRHVTGWAHPNHFHGAPLVRAGFESLFWSILLGWCDAAPWARTLLHVPRLTEDGPLHRALVDVARVRGGEARVVHREERALLESALSPDEYWDTAVRAKKRKELRRQANRLAEEGAVGVRRWQAGEGLDPWIDAFLTLEARGWKGRAGSALASHGDTAAWFRAILTGAADTGKLDMRALDLDGRPLAMLVNFLCPPGGFSFKTAFDEDYARFSPGVLLQQANLDLLDDPKIAWIDSCAAPGHPMIDSVWRERRSLVWVNVPLSAPADRLRFAMLDKAERLWRRWKGAAAPANEVESPT from the coding sequence ATGACGGTCCATCCCGCCTTTTCGACGCGCGTCGGCGAAGCTGCACCGCTGACCGTGCGCGTCGTCGATCCGCTGTCGCTTTCGAGCGAACTCGCGGCGGCGTGGGACCGGCTCGCGGGCGAGGCGAGCGAGCCCAATCCGTTTGCCGAGCGCTGGTGCCTGCAATCGGCGCTTCATCTGCTCGATCCCGAGCGGCAGGCGCGGCTCGTGCTCGTGCGCGATGGCAGCGACGGGCCGGTGATCGGCGTGATGCCCGTCGCGTCCGCGCTCCATTATGGCCGCCTGCCGCTGCGGCATGTGACCGGCTGGGCGCACCCCAATCATTTTCATGGCGCCCCGCTGGTGCGCGCGGGTTTTGAAAGCCTCTTCTGGTCGATCCTGCTCGGCTGGTGCGATGCCGCGCCCTGGGCGCGCACGCTGCTGCACGTGCCGCGCCTGACCGAGGACGGCCCGCTCCACCGCGCGCTGGTCGATGTCGCGCGGGTGCGCGGCGGCGAGGCGCGGGTGGTGCACCGCGAAGAACGCGCGCTGCTCGAAAGCGCGCTGTCGCCGGACGAGTATTGGGACACCGCGGTCCGCGCGAAGAAGCGCAAGGAATTGCGGCGTCAGGCGAACCGGCTGGCCGAAGAGGGCGCGGTCGGCGTCCGCCGCTGGCAGGCGGGCGAGGGGCTCGATCCGTGGATCGATGCCTTCCTCACGCTCGAAGCGCGCGGCTGGAAGGGACGCGCCGGCTCGGCGCTCGCGAGCCATGGCGATACCGCGGCGTGGTTTCGCGCGATCCTGACCGGCGCGGCGGATACGGGCAAGCTCGACATGCGCGCGCTCGATCTGGACGGGCGCCCGCTCGCGATGCTGGTCAACTTCCTTTGCCCGCCCGGCGGCTTTTCCTTCAAGACCGCGTTCGACGAGGATTATGCCCGCTTCTCGCCCGGCGTGCTGCTCCAGCAGGCGAATCTCGACCTGCTCGACGATCCGAAGATCGCGTGGATCGACAGTTGCGCCGCGCCCGGCCACCCGATGATCGACAGCGTCTGGCGCGAACGCCGTTCGCTGGTCTGGGTCAATGTGCCGCTGTCGGCACCCGCCGACCGGCTGCGCTTTGCGATGCTGGACAAGGCCGAGCGCCTGTGGCGGCGCTGGAAGGGTGCCGCCGCGCCCGCAAATGAAGTAGAAAGCCCGACATGA
- the yacG gene encoding DNA gyrase inhibitor YacG, translating into MPSKPPRCPLCGKPRDPEYKPFCSRGCRDRDLLNWFGEDYRVPADQAPDGTADDDRFDEG; encoded by the coding sequence ATGCCCAGTAAACCCCCGCGCTGCCCGCTCTGCGGCAAGCCGCGCGACCCTGAATATAAGCCCTTTTGCAGCCGCGGTTGCCGCGATCGCGACCTGCTCAACTGGTTCGGCGAGGATTATCGCGTGCCGGCCGATCAGGCGCCCGACGGCACCGCCGACGACGATCGTTTCGACGAGGGATAA
- a CDS encoding MerR family transcriptional regulator: MAGDDGKAAGAMLAIGELAVRIGVPTHVLRYWETRFPQLKPLQRSGRRRYYRAEDVALAERIHHLLHVRGFTVEGARKALSEPDAARAVPSISATRDAAAPPRAAGIPVEALVALRQRLVAALD; the protein is encoded by the coding sequence ATGGCCGGCGATGACGGCAAGGCGGCGGGCGCCATGCTGGCGATCGGCGAGCTGGCGGTGCGCATCGGCGTCCCGACGCATGTGCTGCGATATTGGGAAACGCGCTTCCCGCAGTTAAAGCCGCTCCAGCGGTCGGGCCGCCGCCGCTATTACCGAGCCGAAGATGTCGCGCTCGCCGAGCGTATCCACCATTTGCTGCATGTGCGGGGCTTTACGGTCGAGGGCGCGCGCAAGGCGCTGTCCGAACCGGACGCCGCGCGCGCGGTGCCGTCGATAAGCGCGACGCGCGATGCAGCGGCGCCGCCGCGTGCGGCGGGGATTCCGGTCGAGGCGCTTGTCGCGCTGCGGCAGCGGCTGGTCGCGGCGCTGGATTGA
- a CDS encoding cupin-like domain-containing protein, with protein MTAHQQIDRAVFPAETLERMAALYPQRAGLLHHHLPDHPLLSIEALAVLGEGLPASEVEYNPGDVPIGIRPEDVPSNGLSIGETIRTIDSNGSWAVLKNIENVAAYRTLLMDLLGELEPVVTPRTGAMLTPQGFIFISSPGSITPFHFDPEHNILLQLKGQKVMNVWPAGDERFAHRREHERYHTGGHRNLPWEEAYKDDAQQVPLGPGDAVLMPVMAPHFVANGDAPSISLSITWRSEWSYRESEAHAANAALRRMGLDPAMPPRWPSYAWIKTVGWRAARKLRLVE; from the coding sequence ATGACCGCGCACCAGCAGATCGACCGCGCCGTTTTTCCCGCCGAGACGCTCGAGCGGATGGCGGCGCTCTATCCGCAGCGCGCGGGGCTGCTCCACCACCATCTTCCCGACCATCCCTTGCTGTCGATCGAGGCGCTCGCGGTGCTCGGCGAAGGCCTGCCCGCGAGCGAGGTCGAATATAATCCGGGCGATGTGCCGATCGGCATCCGGCCCGAGGATGTGCCCTCGAACGGCCTGTCGATCGGCGAGACCATCCGCACGATCGACAGCAACGGCAGCTGGGCGGTGCTCAAGAATATCGAGAATGTCGCGGCCTATCGCACGCTGCTGATGGACCTGCTCGGCGAACTCGAACCCGTCGTGACCCCGCGCACCGGTGCGATGCTGACGCCGCAGGGCTTTATCTTCATCTCGTCGCCGGGGTCGATCACGCCGTTCCACTTCGACCCCGAGCACAACATCCTGCTTCAGCTCAAGGGGCAGAAGGTGATGAACGTCTGGCCCGCGGGCGACGAGCGTTTCGCGCATCGCCGCGAGCATGAACGCTATCACACCGGCGGCCACCGCAATCTGCCATGGGAGGAGGCGTATAAGGACGACGCGCAGCAGGTGCCGCTCGGCCCCGGCGACGCCGTGCTGATGCCCGTGATGGCGCCGCATTTCGTCGCCAATGGCGATGCGCCGTCGATTTCGCTGTCGATCACCTGGCGCAGCGAATGGAGCTATCGCGAATCCGAAGCGCACGCCGCCAACGCCGCGCTGCGCCGCATGGGGCTCGACCCCGCGATGCCGCCGCGCTGGCCGAGCTATGCGTGGATTAAGACCGTCGGCTGGCGCGCCGCGCGCAAGCTGCGCCTCGTCGAATGA
- a CDS encoding integration host factor subunit alpha — MTAGTLTRADIASRINQQIGLSRNESAAIVESILDHMSDALAVGQNVKISGFGTFVLRDKAQRIGRNPKTGIEVPILPRRVMTFRASQTMRARVAGK; from the coding sequence ATGACCGCAGGGACGCTTACGCGAGCCGATATCGCCAGCCGCATCAACCAGCAGATCGGCTTGTCGCGCAATGAATCGGCCGCCATCGTCGAATCGATTCTCGACCATATGTCCGACGCGCTTGCGGTCGGCCAGAATGTGAAGATTTCGGGCTTCGGCACCTTCGTGCTGCGCGACAAGGCGCAGCGGATCGGCCGCAATCCCAAGACGGGGATCGAGGTTCCGATCCTGCCGCGGCGCGTGATGACCTTTCGCGCCAGCCAGACGATGCGAGCGCGTGTTGCCGGCAAATAG
- a CDS encoding ribonuclease produces the protein MAEWLYEAGIGEARAALIEDGEIVEARIEREGEGPRVGAIVAAKLVEAGKGGKGALVALDWPGAPQATLTGLPPSTSTGARLTVEITRMALRERGRDKPARARMAEAGVAIGDGPDLRARIAASGVAVAELQPTGADRLEQAGWSELIDHVRTGHWPFAGGALWVDATPAMLLIDIDGEGDALALALAGAREAAALIRRCDIGGSIGIDFPSVPDRAGRQAIDTAVDAALPQPFERTAVNGFGFMQIVRRRERPSLIEQVRLDPVATDAALLLRQAERAVGTGELTLTARGAVVDRIAAHSAWIETLQNRTGRAVRLAADPAVKGAGHAQ, from the coding sequence TTGGCTGAGTGGCTCTATGAAGCCGGAATCGGCGAAGCGCGCGCGGCGCTGATCGAGGATGGCGAAATCGTCGAGGCGCGGATCGAGCGTGAAGGCGAAGGGCCGCGCGTCGGCGCGATCGTGGCTGCGAAGCTGGTCGAGGCGGGCAAAGGCGGCAAAGGCGCGCTGGTTGCACTCGACTGGCCGGGAGCGCCGCAGGCGACGCTGACCGGCCTGCCGCCGTCGACCTCGACCGGGGCGCGGCTGACGGTCGAAATCACTCGCATGGCGCTGCGCGAACGCGGCCGCGACAAGCCCGCGCGGGCGCGGATGGCGGAGGCGGGCGTCGCGATCGGCGACGGGCCGGATTTGCGCGCACGCATCGCCGCTAGCGGCGTCGCCGTCGCCGAGCTGCAACCGACCGGTGCCGACCGGCTCGAGCAGGCGGGCTGGTCCGAGCTGATCGACCATGTCCGCACCGGGCACTGGCCCTTTGCGGGCGGCGCGCTGTGGGTGGATGCGACCCCCGCGATGCTGCTGATCGACATCGACGGGGAGGGCGACGCGCTGGCGCTGGCATTGGCGGGCGCCCGCGAGGCGGCGGCCTTGATTCGTCGCTGCGACATCGGCGGATCGATCGGGATCGATTTTCCCTCGGTGCCCGACCGCGCCGGGCGGCAGGCGATCGATACGGCGGTCGACGCCGCCTTGCCCCAGCCGTTCGAGCGCACCGCGGTCAACGGCTTCGGTTTCATGCAGATCGTCCGCCGCCGCGAGCGGCCCTCGCTGATCGAGCAGGTCCGGCTCGATCCGGTCGCGACCGATGCCGCGCTGCTGCTGCGCCAGGCCGAACGCGCGGTGGGGACGGGCGAGTTGACGCTGACCGCGCGCGGCGCGGTGGTCGACCGGATCGCGGCGCATTCGGCGTGGATCGAAACATTGCAGAATCGTACCGGCCGCGCCGTCCGCCTCGCCGCGGACCCGGCCGTCAAAGGAGCCGGCCATGCCCAGTAA
- a CDS encoding beta-ketoacyl-ACP synthase III, whose translation MTLRAILAGTGSALPRTRVSNAELASRVDTSDEWIVERTGIRFRHIAEPDETTATLGADAAKQALAAAGLEPADIGLIIVATATPDNTFPASATKVQALLGAPDCIAFDVAAVCSGFLYAVSVADSMLRTGAAKHALVIGSETFSRILDWEDRTTCVLFGDGAGAIVLSAEEVADDRGILTTRLHAEGKYSDMLYVDGGPSTTGTVGHVRMQGREVFRHAVTNLANVLAEVMEEIGLSAEQIDWVVPHQANKRIIDATAKKLGLPAERVVLTVDQHANTSAASVPLALDLAVRDGRIKRGDLVVLEAMGGGFTWGAAVLRV comes from the coding sequence ATGACCCTGCGCGCGATCCTGGCCGGCACCGGATCGGCGCTGCCGCGCACGCGCGTGTCGAACGCTGAGCTGGCCAGCCGCGTCGATACGAGCGACGAATGGATCGTCGAGCGCACCGGCATCCGTTTCCGCCATATCGCCGAACCCGACGAGACGACCGCGACGCTCGGCGCCGATGCGGCGAAGCAGGCGCTGGCGGCGGCGGGGCTCGAACCCGCCGACATCGGCCTGATCATCGTCGCGACCGCGACCCCCGACAACACGTTTCCGGCCAGCGCAACGAAAGTGCAGGCGCTGCTCGGTGCGCCCGACTGCATCGCGTTCGACGTAGCGGCGGTCTGCTCGGGTTTCCTCTATGCCGTGTCGGTCGCCGATTCGATGCTGCGCACCGGCGCGGCGAAGCACGCGCTGGTGATCGGCAGCGAGACCTTCAGCCGTATCCTCGACTGGGAAGACCGCACGACCTGCGTGCTGTTCGGCGACGGCGCGGGCGCGATCGTCCTGTCGGCCGAAGAGGTCGCCGACGACCGCGGCATCCTCACGACGCGGCTCCACGCCGAGGGCAAATATTCGGACATGCTCTATGTCGATGGCGGCCCCTCGACGACGGGGACGGTCGGCCATGTCCGGATGCAAGGCCGCGAAGTGTTCCGCCACGCGGTCACCAACCTTGCCAATGTGCTGGCGGAGGTGATGGAAGAGATCGGGCTGTCGGCCGAGCAGATCGACTGGGTCGTGCCGCACCAGGCGAACAAGCGGATCATCGACGCGACCGCGAAAAAGCTGGGCCTGCCGGCCGAGCGCGTCGTCCTGACGGTCGATCAGCACGCGAACACGTCGGCGGCGTCGGTGCCGCTCGCGCTCGACCTTGCGGTGCGCGACGGGCGGATCAAGCGCGGCGACCTGGTGGTGCTCGAAGCGATGGGCGGCGGCTTCACCTGGGGCGCCGCGGTGCTGCGGGTTTAA
- a CDS encoding Maf family protein, which translates to MGSNPKSPALVLASTSPRRRELLARIGLVPARIAAPEIDETPLKGELPRDYVARLARGKALAVERAPDEVVLAGDTTVAVGRRILEKPADEADLRRMLALLSGRRHHVWSGVCVVGTDDRPRVRVVDTIVAFKALSAAEIDLYVECGEGMGKAGGYAIQGRAETFVRFLSGSHSNVVGLPLFETRALLTSAGIALG; encoded by the coding sequence ATGGGTTCGAACCCTAAATCGCCCGCGCTGGTTCTGGCTTCGACCTCGCCGCGCCGGCGCGAATTGCTGGCGCGGATCGGCCTCGTGCCCGCGCGCATCGCGGCTCCTGAAATCGACGAGACGCCGCTGAAGGGCGAGCTGCCGCGCGATTATGTCGCGCGGCTGGCGCGGGGCAAGGCGCTCGCGGTCGAGCGTGCGCCGGACGAGGTGGTCCTTGCGGGCGACACGACGGTGGCGGTCGGGCGCCGCATTCTCGAAAAACCGGCCGACGAAGCCGACCTCCGCCGGATGCTCGCGCTGCTGTCGGGGCGGCGGCACCATGTCTGGTCGGGCGTCTGCGTCGTCGGCACCGATGACCGCCCGCGCGTCCGCGTCGTCGATACGATCGTCGCGTTCAAGGCGCTGAGCGCCGCCGAGATCGACCTTTATGTCGAATGCGGCGAGGGGATGGGCAAGGCGGGCGGCTATGCGATCCAGGGGCGCGCCGAAACCTTCGTGCGCTTCCTGTCGGGCAGCCATTCGAACGTCGTCGGCCTGCCGCTCTTCGAAACGCGGGCGCTGTTGACGAGCGCGGGAATCGCGCTTGGCTGA
- the plsX gene encoding phosphate acyltransferase PlsX, whose product MALTPRIAIDAMGGDVGVRMMLAGAAMARHKHDGLRFILVGDEEQIKAALDHHPNLRAASDILHTDGVVSGEDKPSQALRKAKSTSMGLAIDAVKRGDAGGAVSAGNTGALMAMAKLALRTMPGIDRPALAALLPTLGDNDVVMLDLGANTDCDANNLIQFAVMGAAYARTAMGLERPRVALLNIGTEELKGTGEIRDAAARLRGATGLPMEFTGFIEGDKLSRGNVDVIVHDGFSGNIALKTIEGTARFVTDLLRRAFTSSVRSKIGFLISRPATELLRHHLDPNNHNGAVFLGLNGVVLKSHGSADAKGVANCVHLCAELIEKDITRQVTEDLANFRSGDAA is encoded by the coding sequence ATGGCACTGACACCGCGAATCGCAATCGATGCGATGGGCGGTGACGTCGGCGTGCGCATGATGCTCGCCGGCGCCGCGATGGCGCGCCACAAGCACGACGGCCTCCGCTTCATCCTCGTCGGCGACGAGGAGCAGATCAAGGCGGCGCTCGATCATCACCCGAACCTGCGCGCGGCGTCGGACATCCTCCACACCGACGGCGTGGTGTCGGGCGAGGACAAGCCGAGCCAGGCGCTGCGCAAGGCGAAGAGCACCTCGATGGGGCTGGCGATCGACGCGGTGAAGCGCGGCGATGCCGGCGGCGCCGTGTCGGCGGGCAATACCGGTGCCTTGATGGCAATGGCGAAGCTCGCGCTGCGCACGATGCCGGGGATCGACCGGCCCGCGCTCGCGGCGCTGCTGCCGACGCTCGGCGACAATGACGTCGTCATGCTCGATCTTGGCGCCAACACCGATTGCGACGCCAATAACCTGATCCAGTTCGCGGTGATGGGCGCCGCCTATGCGCGCACCGCGATGGGGCTGGAACGCCCACGCGTCGCGCTGCTCAACATCGGCACCGAAGAGCTCAAGGGCACCGGCGAGATCCGCGACGCGGCGGCGCGGCTGCGCGGCGCGACGGGGCTTCCGATGGAGTTCACCGGCTTTATCGAGGGCGACAAATTGTCGCGCGGCAATGTCGATGTGATCGTCCACGACGGGTTTTCGGGCAATATCGCGCTGAAGACGATCGAGGGGACGGCGCGCTTCGTCACCGACCTGCTCCGCCGCGCCTTCACCTCGTCGGTGCGCTCGAAGATCGGCTTCCTAATCTCGCGCCCCGCGACCGAGCTGCTGCGCCACCATCTCGACCCCAATAATCACAATGGCGCAGTGTTCCTCGGCCTCAACGGCGTGGTGCTCAAGAGCCATGGCAGCGCCGATGCCAAGGGGGTCGCGAACTGCGTCCACCTGTGCGCCGAGCTCATTGAAAAGGATATCACGCGTCAGGTGACCGAGGATCTCGCCAACTTTCGCAGCGGCGACGCGGCATGA